A genome region from Deinococcus yavapaiensis KR-236 includes the following:
- a CDS encoding phospholipase D-like domain-containing protein: protein MRRTRSQDGVTLKAYAGTTGVLLAFDLAETRRPGLLGFAVHRSAPDGSDRWLSGQLAFPGQAHEPSEALSTNTAPIQAFRWGDYAVYPNRTYTYTLHPVYGVPGALDVRPGPSVTVTTHPQDAGEHIVTFNRAAAASQAFARRFPGMADDLRARKKNGQVAVLPAEALAWLSRGALEQIERFIDAALDDTWSLDIAIYEYELQPIVHAVERALRRRVNVRIVYHAKNGDDATTENEEHLTRVPDGAKRGRVTSSIHHHKFMVRGRIIDGVRTPHAVLCGSTNFTENGVYRQANVVHVAQSPQIAWSYQGVFDVLFSGADPKATRAYIDAHNKLPDAWGECFAGFSPRRGGADLDAFARLIGEARRDVLFCTAFDLDRRIVAALWGQKNDDVLRLGVQNRAQDVQDIIGTNRDRGRQFVATALLPEGLERFFKEDTAGQAGNILIHTKLIVLDFTSDQPTVISGSHNFSKNASANNDENYLVLRGNTDVADMYGCELLRVYDHYRFRYLISQAAKAGPVAPRTLKADDSWTNEYFGEDAQRTLDRRRFAGKEGV from the coding sequence ATGCGACGAACACGAAGCCAAGACGGCGTGACCCTCAAAGCGTACGCGGGTACCACGGGCGTCCTCCTCGCCTTCGACCTCGCCGAAACACGGCGTCCTGGCCTGCTTGGCTTCGCCGTACACCGAAGCGCCCCCGACGGCAGCGACCGCTGGTTGTCCGGGCAACTCGCCTTTCCGGGCCAAGCGCACGAACCTAGCGAAGCCCTCTCCACGAACACCGCTCCGATCCAAGCGTTCCGCTGGGGTGACTACGCCGTGTACCCGAACCGCACGTACACCTACACCCTCCACCCCGTGTACGGGGTGCCTGGCGCGCTCGACGTGCGGCCCGGCCCGAGCGTCACTGTTACCACCCACCCGCAAGACGCTGGCGAGCACATCGTCACCTTCAACCGCGCCGCCGCCGCCAGCCAAGCCTTCGCGCGCCGCTTCCCTGGCATGGCCGACGATTTGCGCGCGCGCAAGAAGAACGGTCAAGTCGCCGTGCTGCCCGCCGAAGCGCTCGCGTGGCTCAGTCGCGGCGCGCTCGAACAGATCGAGCGGTTCATCGACGCGGCCCTCGACGACACGTGGAGCCTCGACATCGCCATTTACGAGTACGAACTGCAACCCATCGTGCACGCCGTCGAACGCGCCCTGCGGCGTCGCGTGAACGTCCGCATCGTCTACCACGCCAAGAACGGCGACGACGCGACCACCGAGAACGAAGAGCATCTCACGCGCGTGCCAGACGGCGCGAAGCGGGGGCGCGTCACGTCCAGCATTCACCATCACAAGTTCATGGTGCGCGGCCGCATCATCGACGGGGTGCGCACACCGCACGCGGTCTTGTGCGGCAGCACGAACTTCACGGAGAACGGCGTGTACCGTCAAGCGAACGTCGTGCACGTCGCGCAGTCTCCGCAAATCGCTTGGTCGTACCAAGGCGTGTTCGACGTGCTGTTTTCCGGCGCTGACCCCAAAGCGACGCGCGCGTACATCGACGCGCACAACAAGCTGCCGGACGCGTGGGGTGAGTGCTTCGCGGGCTTTTCCCCCAGAAGGGGCGGCGCGGACCTCGACGCGTTCGCGCGCTTGATCGGGGAGGCGCGGCGGGATGTGCTGTTCTGCACGGCCTTCGACCTCGATCGGCGGATCGTCGCCGCCTTGTGGGGACAGAAGAACGACGACGTCCTGCGTCTTGGCGTGCAAAACCGTGCGCAAGACGTGCAAGACATCATCGGCACGAACCGCGACCGAGGCCGGCAGTTCGTCGCGACGGCCCTGCTGCCCGAAGGCCTCGAGCGGTTCTTTAAAGAAGACACGGCTGGGCAGGCGGGCAACATCCTCATTCACACGAAGTTGATCGTGCTCGACTTCACGAGCGATCAGCCAACGGTGATCAGCGGCAGCCACAACTTTTCGAAGAATGCCAGCGCGAACAACGACGAGAACTACCTGGTGTTGCGCGGCAACACGGACGTCGCAGACATGTACGGCTGCGAGTTGCTGCGCGTGTACGACCACTACCGCTTCCGCTACCTCATCAGTCAAGCTGCGAAGGCAGGGCCCGTTGCGCCCCGGACGTTAAAAGCGGACGATTCGTGGACGAACGAGTACTTCGGCGAGGACGCGCAACGCACCCTCGACCGACGACGCTTCGCGGGCAAGGAGGGCGTATGA